Proteins from a genomic interval of Equus quagga isolate Etosha38 chromosome 13, UCLA_HA_Equagga_1.0, whole genome shotgun sequence:
- the LOC124251531 gene encoding vomeronasal type-1 receptor 4-like — translation MYLLAQRNDCSYNLKENVLNDRIESSNMTIGIIGLSQTVMGILGNFCLLYHYLLHGHTKGRLRATDLILKHLTISNSLIILSEGVPQTVVAFGLKHFFNYFGCKLLMYVQRVGRSVSICMTCLLSVFQTIMISPMNSCWKDLKLKAPKYIGFSVSLCWILYMVVNVIVPMYELYMFGKGSVENIVKKRYFEYCSANEQKKINGLIYVALIVFPEVSFTMIIIWTSGSMVFILYRHKQHVQHIHKNNTSHRSSPESRATLSILILVSSFLSFQTLSSTFHLCIALTDHPNWWLVNATHLISVCFPTVSPFLLMSSDSTLSRLCFAWIRNTKFPNLITKI, via the coding sequence ATGTATCTTTTGGCTCAGAGGAATGACTGTTCCTATAACTTGAAGGAAAACGTGTTGAATGACAGAATAGAATCCAGTAACATGACAATAGGAATAATTGGCTTGTCACAGACTGTAATGGGAATACTGGGCAACTTCTGTCTGCTTTACCATTACCTCCTCCATGGTCACACTAAAGGCAGGTTGAGGGCCACAGATCTGATTCTCAAGCACCTGACTATATCTAACTCCTTGATCATTCTCTCTGAAGGAGTCCCCCAAACAGTCGTGGCATTTGGGTTGAaacattttttcaattattttgggtgcAAACTTCTTATGTATGTTCAGAGAGTTGGCAGGAGTGTATCCATCTGCATGACTTGCCTCTTGAGTGTGTTCCAGACCATCATGATCAGCCCCATGAACTCCTGTTGGAAGGATCTTAAACTCAAAGCCCCAAAGTACATCGGCTTTTCAGTTTCCCTTTGCTGGATCCTCTACATGGTTGTAAATGTAATTGTTCCAATGTATGAGTTGTACATGTTCGGAAAAGGGAGTGTGGAAAACATtgtaaagaaaagatattttgaataCTGTTCTGCGAATGAGCAGAAGAAAATCAATGGCCTAATATATGTAGCATTAATAGTATTCCCTGAAGTTTCCTTTACCATGATCATAATCTGGACAAGTGGTTCCATGGTTTTCATCCTGTACAGGCACAAGCAGCATGTCCAACACATTCACAAGAATAACACTTCCCACAGATCCTCCCCTGAGTCTAGAGCCACATTAAGCATTCTTATTCTGGTGAgctcttttctatcttttcagaCCCTCTCCTCCACCTTTCACCTTTGTATTGCTTTAACTGATCATCCCAATTGGTGGTTGGTGAATGCTACTCACCtaatttctgtgtgttttccaACTGTCAGCCCCTTTCTGCTCATGAGTTCTGACTCTACTTTATCTAGGCTCTGCTTTGCATGGATAAGGAACACAAAATTTCCTAATCttatcacaaaaatataa